The proteins below come from a single Candidozyma auris chromosome 3, complete sequence genomic window:
- a CDS encoding JmjC and ePHD domain-containing protein has product MEKIYKADPNLVVKPAYYSDGVPVFEPTMEEFKDFYKYNKAINPYGMQSGIVKVVPPPEWTSSLRGTYTEENLSQIKIRNPIVQNINVTAGYPGVFSSQNVERQRSYNIYQWKELSKKSSQCPPLRKKSRGRGSNSPSSSTNEEINGVNETKTDCKSTRTIADELLDADFNIDVSEFTPERCKELESVYWKSVGYSEPMYGADMLGSLFLKRTTSWNVAHLPNVLDLMEETIPGVNDAYLYAGLWKATFSWHLEDQDLYSINYLHFGAPKQWYSIPQNQHRKFYNLMKDIFNEDYKNCHEFLRHKTFMASPQFLRKNGIQCNSIVHHQGEFMITFPYGYHSGFNLGYNLAESVNFALDDWFPFAEKTHKCECISDSVGINHKQIYCKFKGIPYVPESVDEREEMEKPKELIKSSSSPSVPSVKKQPRKREKKDRPKNQCVLCPNSLPETLLRYKNFELLVVEDTTGPETNRVHRICAEQFSDQLKILGGKVKGMNTISKAQRGLKCQVCHLPAKPQDHIMGACFQCSHARCTKSFHATCAISGGVSLDVARCKQHRTETSPYYEKGSPELHKKVESIRPDSLVQFTLTNHTRKRHTGDVHAGVVQSNNRKEGTLELLVYPNLEDRLELQYDDILLGKNTVLDNSNLLSMPKKRGSVSKSKPIARKRMRSSDDTDESSAGPVSPIEHEMGLSPSFGHYTPPIFNAVYQSSPQKSPQIVFINQTSQHTHNPLAEHRGLRFVEETFNDH; this is encoded by the coding sequence ATGGAAAAGATTTACAAGGCCGACCCAAATTTAGTGGTGAAGCCCGCCTACTACTCCGATGGGGTTCCGGTCTTCGAGCCCACTATGGAGGAGTTCAAAGACTTCTACAAGTACAATAAAGCGATTAACCCATATGGTATGCAATCTGGTATTGTGAAGGTTGTTCCGCCGCCAGAATGGACCTCTCTGCTAAGGGGCACCTACACGGAAGAAAACCTACTGCAAATTAAAATAAGAAACCCCATCGTGCAAAACATCAATGTCACTGCTGGGTATCCTGGAGTATTCTCACTGCAGAACGTTGAGCGTCAGAGAAGCTATAACATATATCAGTGGAAAGAATTACTGAAAAAATCCAGCCAATGCCCTCCACTACGGAAAAAGAGTCGGGGTAGAGGTAGCAATCTGCCATCGTCAAGTACAAACGAGGAAATCAATGGTGTGAATGAGACGAAGACCGATTGCAAATCGACGAGGACAATCGCcgatgagcttcttgatgctgACTTCAATATAGATGTAAGCGAGTTCACTCCAGAGAGATGCAAGGAACTAGAGTCTGTGTACTGGAAATCGGTGGGCTATTCTGAGCCAATGTATGGTGCTGACATGTTAGGCTCACTATTCCTCAAAAGAACTACCAGCTGGAATGTCGCTCATCTTCCTAATGTGCTAGATTTGATGGAAGAAACCATTCCGGGTGTCAATGATGCTTACCTATACGCGGGGCTCTGGAAAGCCACCTTCTCTTGGCATTTAGAAGACCAGGACCTTTACTCAATCAACTATCTCCATTTTGGCGCCCCGAAGCAGTGGTACTCGATTCCGCAAAACCAACATCGGAAATTTTACAACCTTATGAAGGACATTTTCAATGAGGATTACAAGAACTGTCATGAGTTTCTTAGACACAAGACTTTCATGGCATCTCCCCAATTCTTACGAAAAAACGGTATCCAGTGCAACAGTATAGTACATCACCAAGGAGAGTTCATGATCACTTTTCCATACGGATACCACTCTGGGTTCAACCTTGGTTACAATCTAGCTGAGTCTGTCAATTTTGCGCTAGATGACTGGTTCCCGTTTGCAGAGAAGACCCACAAGTGTGAATGTATTTCTGACTCTGTCGGAATCAATCACAAGCAAATCTACTGCAAGTTCAAAGGTATTCCTTACGTGCCGGAGTCGGTAGATGAAAGGGAAGAAATGGAAAAGCCTAAAGAGCTAATCAAGTCCTCTTCCCTGCCCTCGGTGCCCTCAGTCAAGAAGCAACCGCGTAAACGTGAAAAGAAGGACCGACCAAAGAATCAGTGCGTACTTTGCCCAAATTCACTTCCAGAAACGTTGCTTCGCTACAAGAATtttgaacttcttgttgttgaagacaCCACAGGTCCTGAGACGAATAGAGTTCATCGTATATGCGCAGAACAATTTAGCGACCAGCTCAAGATACTTGGAGGTAAAGTGAAAGGCATGAATACGATAAGCAAAGCTCAGAGAGGACTCAAGTGCCAGGTTTGCCATCTACCTGCAAAGCCGCAAGACCACATAATGGGAGCATGCTTCCAATGCTCTCATGCAAGATGCACCAAATCTTTTCACGCAACTTGTGCAATCTCTGGTGGTGTTTCACTTGATGTAGCAAGGTGTAAGCAGCACCGAACTGAGACTTCTCCTTACTATGAAAAGGGCTCACCAGAGCTCCACAAAAAAGTGGAGAGCATTCGGCCAGATTCCTTGGTACAATTTACATTGACAAACCATACCCGAAAAAGACACACTGGTGATGTTCACGCTGGAGTGGTACAGAGCAATAACCGCAAGGAAGGTactcttgaacttcttgtctATCCTAATTTGGAAGACAGGCTTGAGCTACAATACGACGATATTCTCCTTGGAAAAAACACTGTGTTGGATAATTCCAACTTACTTTCAATGCCGAAGAAAAGAGGGTCAGTTTCGAAGTCCAAGCCCATCGCCCGCAAAAGAATGAGATCATCAGACGACACAGATGAGCTGCTGGCCGGCCCTGTGTCGCCCATAGAACATGAGATGGGACTTTCGCCAAGCTTTGGACATTACACGCCACCTATATTCAATGCAGTGTATCAATCGCTGCCTCAGAAAAGCCCACAAATCGTGTTCATCAACCAAACTTCTCAGCACACACACAATCCTCTAGCCGAACATCGCGGGTTGAGATTTGTGGAAGAAACATTTAATGACCATTGA